TGGATTCTAAAATGTTTCACTAAAATGCAAGCCAAAAAAGATTCAAGTATATCCATAAAGCTGCAACACTTGTTTAAATTAGTACAGACCATGTTGCCTATATATGAATCAAAATATACTTGAGACCATGTATTTTATGGTGATTAACTGAAGATCCTTAGCCGCTCAACAACGATCTGTGAGTCATGGACtcatttgtgtgtgtgtgagagagagagagagagagagagagagagagagagagagagagagattcattCCTTGTTTTTAACCATTTGTGCTCAAAGAATGGCTAGTCCAATAGTTAATTTGCtgcaaatttcttgaaaagtTCTTTCTTCACCAGAATCACTTGTGTAACTTCTACTTCTTTAATATTTCTTTGTTCCAACTTTAAGTtctttaatttgattaattcATGGGtaattatgcaaataaattttctGCTCTAGTACATTAAAGTTGGGAGTACccaatatattaatttttttgtcacATTCTTTCCCAATTTATCATATGTCACATTGTTTGATTACCTTACATAATCAGCACAAAACATTTTATTTCTTagaatatatgtatatgaaaTGCTTGTAACTTAGCTCATCACAACTTGTGATAGCTAGGGCCACTTTGTTGGCTTCATATCTCCACTGTTCTCTTAGATGTGTTTGGTAAATTGCTTTGAATCAAGTTGCTATAATAGGCTCAAAACTCAACACTTTTTCCCTTATTCCTTCTCTTGGCAGTATGACCAAAACCCTCGAACGATACCAACATTCCTGCTTCAATCCTGAGGAAAACAGCACTGAACGTGAAGCACAGGTATTTTGActctttctcaaattttcCTTTCGAACCATCGATTTcacctaattaattaatttgatgtatatatatatgttttcttaATGATTCTTCATAAAGCGTTCTTAATTCTTGTTTTTGGCTGTTGATCATGCAGAGCTGGTATCAAGAAGTCACAAAACTGAAGGCTAAATATGAATCCCTTCTGCGCACTCAAAGGTTATGCTGCAACTGATTAGAAATCAATAGTTATACTTATATCCATAATTAAGTAAAAAACTGATAGCTAGCATCactgtataatatatatgctaaccttggtttttttttttttttgggtgctatgtttttttaatcaagGCACTTGCTTGGGGAAGATCTCGGACCACTGAATGTGAAGGAGTTGCAAAATCTTGAAAAACAACTTGAAGGAGCTCTTGCACAGGCCAGGCAAAGGAAGGTAAGTAAGTGTGACAATGTTAAACTAACTAGTTatgaattaataaaatataattcgACTTTGAGATATTTTGTACATTCGGGTTGTTCTTGGTTGTAGACACAACTTATGATTGAACAAATGGAGGACCTGCGCAAAAAGGTATAATTTTATATCATTTATACAAAGTTAACTGTCTTGTACAATAATTCTTACttctaaaaataaagagaCTGCCAACCCCACGATGAACACATAAAAATTCTACTAGCTAGGCAGGAACAATAAGATATTTCAAACCCGAATTTgttctccttttctttctttttcgtGTTCGAAATTGTCATGATTAGCATCTAATCCGACGTCCTCTGTGGTGATCATGGTTTCTAATTGAACATGGCAGGAGCGTCACCTTGGAGATCTTAACAAGCAGCTGAGAGTCAAGGTAATATATATCGactgatattttttttgttaaaaccAGTcgaaacatatatatttatttggcatttttcttcttgctttGATTGTTATTTCAGCTGGAGACAGAAGGACAAAATCTTAAAGCCATCCAAAACATGTGGAGCTCGAATGCAGCAGCTGGAAGTAGCAGCTTTTCTTTCCATTCTTCCCAAACCAACCCCATGGACTGCCAACCTCATGAACCTGTCTTGCAAATAGGGTAAACTCTAATTAGTTTAATTCTCTTTCgtttttttccagaaaaaaACTTCAGAAAAAAGTGAGTCAACAATTATAACTGAAATGagagttgttgttgttgttcaaACAGGTACCATCAATATCTTCCTGCTGCGGGGCCTTCGATTTCGAAGAGCATGGCTTGTGAGACCAACTTCATCCAGGGATGGGTTCTTTGAAAGTCTGatcaatatgaaaaataaaggataatttatatatatatatatatatatatatttatgattgTCCATATGCATGGCTTCATTGTATTTGCAAGACTATATGACCCTATGGTTGCCCTacatatattgttttgtttttggaattgTAATGCTctccacatatatatatttactcGCTGTCAGATTGCTATATTTTTCGTCTTATCTTTCATCCAtttgttttctaaaatttatttattggattGCTTCTTTTGTCCACTGTTATATTAGAATTGTAATTTTGTGGAGATTGGACCCgttttacattattttaacTAAATTCCGAGTTATTTTTCCTCTATTTAAACGGAAGGTTAATTCGATTGTATTATTTGAGCCCTTTCTCGTCCAATTGTTGATATATCAGTTTGTCCCTTAAATTTTGGACCTCTGTTCCTCCGTTAGCCCAGTAGAATTCTTGTTAAGGAGAAGGACCATTCAATAGGGCCTTCGACCTTAGGTGGGTTTTGATCGAGTGGGCTTTGAAGTTCGATAAATCAAAtccaatataaaataaaacaattataaagGTGGTTCGGGAATATGAAAGGGTGTTTTTGAGTAAAcgttgatttttcttttattttttgagggaaatgttgatttttcaattacttAATGTATTAGACAAGAGCACGCGTCCCCTTATCCTTTTTTATCTACGACACTCATCATTTAACCTGTTGTTGTAGTACGAGAACTTGCATGTCACCCAAAATAACCTTATTTTGATATTCCGTgatatataaagaatttagctgACAGCAGGTTTCCCTTGGCAAGACTGTGTCAAAAGATAAACTCCAATtctatttaacaaaacaaacagcAAAGAACACAAAATGAAAGATAAATTAAGTTGAGATTCTGCTGCAGCCAACccatattttgatttcaaaatacaaccaaaaaaaaaaactcatgaaTATCTAAAATAGGGACCATGGTTGAAGCAGTCACTTGGCAAAATTATTAACTAGAAATGAGTTTCTAGTTATTTCAGCTAAAATTAGCTCAAAAATAGAGAAAGTTGTTGGAGATATGGAAGCATTCTAATAATAGCAGAGCAGgccatggtggtggtggtggtggaacACAAAACCAATGTGCAATATATAAACTCTTTGTTTTAATCTGATTGTGAAACAGGgttgatttgggttttgattttgtcaaAAACCAACGTTGATTGGCGTTTTTCAACTCGCAATTCAACGTTCGGTcacaatcaaattcaaaaacaatttttacccaaaaaaaacaaacaaaaaaaatttcaaaaacaataACTGGATCAGTTTCTGTAGAGTTAATTCATTATAATGGCCCCAACAGGTTGCAGCTGCTTCCCAGTGACACTTGAGCGATCCAAAAAGGGTAGTTTCAAGTTTGTTAGGAGTTCCTCCTCTGTTGCTGGTATTAATAATTCATTGCACCTTTAAATTATGTGTTATTACTGGGAATTCTTGAGTTTGAAACAGTTTTATTCTCATCatctatttttcttcttcctggttttttttttaaaagtttcatTTGTACccaattggatttttgaggTCAATGATCGGAAACTGATAAGAATTTTAACTCTCTCAGGAGAATTTTTGTGCTGATGAGCTTCCCAATCTGAACAAGTTTCATTCATGCATTACCATTTTACAGTTTCAGATTAGTATTAGTAACTTGCTGCCACTAATTTGGTACTTCTATCAATATTGATCTTTAACTCTTAAGCAAATGGTCCCATGCAGGTTCATctaaatcattttcttttaagaaaaGGAGCACCCAAGAGAAAAAATCACTGATTGTTTGCTTTGGGGAGATGTTGATCGATTTCGTCCCAATTACTGCTGGAGTTTCTCTTGCAGATGCAGAAGGTTTCAAAAAAGCTGCTGGTGGAGCTCCCGCTAATGTTGCAGTTGGAATATCAAGATTAGGAGGCTCAGCAGCTTTTATGGGCAAGGTGCCTTTTTCTAAGCATGCAAGATCAATATTAATTTTCAGCTTCATTGTTTTATCACTAGTTTTATGAACATTTTGGTTTACATCATATTCTTCTCTGATTCTCATCTATCATGTGAGTCTGTTTATAACAGTAAAGTCTCAACGTTCTGCATCTCAGGTTGGTAAAGATGAATTTGGATACATGTTGGCTGATATTCTGAAAGAAAACAATGTGGACAATTCCGGCATGCGTTTTGACCCAAATGCAAGGACTGCATTGGCATTTGTTACACTCAGAAGTGACGGGGAACGTGAATTCATGTTCTACCGCAACCCAAGTGCTGATAAGCTTCTTCATGAGAAAGAACTTGACGTGAATCTCATAAAAAAGGTAACTTCAATATTCTCTTTGATGAAAGTTTATAGCTTATagtcattttcttcttcagttcCTGACAATATTGACTGATGCAGGCTGACATTTTTCACTATGGATCGATTAGTTTGATAGAGGAACCATGCAGATCAGCTCATCTTGCTGCAATGGACATTGCCAAAAAGGCTGGTTGTATCCTCTCTTATGATCCAAACTTGAGATTGCCACTGTGGCCATCTGCAGAGGCTGCTCAGCAAGGCATTATGAGCATATGGAACCAAGCTGACATTATTAAGGTGCATTTTCCAAAAACCACCCATCACATTATGATCAACAAATAATATAACTAAGATATGTGGAATAATATTTGCAAAATTGCAGATAAGTGAGGAAGAAATTGAGTTCTTGACTGGAGGTGATGATCcttatgatgatgatgtggtCATGATAAAACTTTATCACCCCAATCTGAAGCTTCTGATAGTAACTGAAGGGGCAGCAGGCTGCAGATACTATACAAAGGTAAACATCCACGTTTTGATGCTAACATTGATCTTAAACCTTCTATTCACTGTCAAATCAAAACATTAGGCGTTTTGGCATCTTTTCTCATTCTTTGTCAATTTGTTTTTACTGTGGTCTAGGAATTTAAAGGTAAGGTTGAAGGCATCAAAGCTGATGCTGTTGACACTACTGGTGCCGGTGATTCATTTGTCGGTGCCATACTCAACAGCTGGGGTTCAGACCTAAATCTGTACAAGGTATGTAATTTGTCACCTTGTATGACTTGAATCTTGAGTCATATGCCACTGGCTTCGGTATCAAACCAACGATACGACTTGTTAGAATGTCAGTATGGTATtgaaatcttgatttttcttcttcaggaTGAAAAAAGGTTGAGAGAAGCTCTCTTGTTTGCCAATGCATGTGGTGCTCTCACGGTGCAAAAGAAAGGAGCTATACCCGCAATGCCCACAAAAGAAGCTGTCGACCAATTTCTTCACCAAACCACTGCTTGAGAGAATCATATAGGATAACCATTACATCATAAACTTATATTCTTACacaaaaaagggggaaaaca
The Prunus dulcis chromosome 2, ALMONDv2, whole genome shotgun sequence DNA segment above includes these coding regions:
- the LOC117617957 gene encoding agamous-like MADS-box protein MADS3, which translates into the protein MGRGRVELKRIENKINRQVTFSKRRNGLLKKAYELSVLCDAEVALIIFSSRGKLHEFGSAGMTKTLERYQHSCFNPEENSTEREAQSWYQEVTKLKAKYESLLRTQRHLLGEDLGPLNVKELQNLEKQLEGALAQARQRKTQLMIEQMEDLRKKERHLGDLNKQLRVKLETEGQNLKAIQNMWSSNAAAGSSSFSFHSSQTNPMDCQPHEPVLQIGYHQYLPAAGPSISKSMACETNFIQGWVL
- the LOC117617953 gene encoding probable fructokinase-7; this translates as MAPTGCSCFPVTLERSKKGSFKFVRSSSSVAGSSKSFSFKKRSTQEKKSLIVCFGEMLIDFVPITAGVSLADAEGFKKAAGGAPANVAVGISRLGGSAAFMGKVGKDEFGYMLADILKENNVDNSGMRFDPNARTALAFVTLRSDGEREFMFYRNPSADKLLHEKELDVNLIKKADIFHYGSISLIEEPCRSAHLAAMDIAKKAGCILSYDPNLRLPLWPSAEAAQQGIMSIWNQADIIKISEEEIEFLTGGDDPYDDDVVMIKLYHPNLKLLIVTEGAAGCRYYTKEFKGKVEGIKADAVDTTGAGDSFVGAILNSWGSDLNLYKDEKRLREALLFANACGALTVQKKGAIPAMPTKEAVDQFLHQTTA